The segment GCGGGCCGTGCAGCGCCGGCCTTGGCGTAGCCCCGCGACACGAGGGCGCTGCCGGCATGCGCGGGCAACGGTGCCGGATGGGCCAAGACCAACCCCTCCAGATTCAGCGCTTCCTCATGGCGCACGGTTTTCTTTTCCGTATGGGCTTTGGCCGGGCCAGACTTGCCTCGCGCATCCCGGCCCTGCGGGGCGGGAGTGCCCCGCGAACGGGCCGCGCCCTGTTTGCCGAGCATTTCTTCCATGCGCGACGTCAGCGAGCGCGCCTCCTCGCCCTGCGCCGGCGTGCGGGTGGCGGGCATCGGGGTTATCGGTTCCATACCGTCCTTTCCTGGGTTTCGGCTTCGTCGGCAAGATCGCGCTTCATGCGCGCCTCCCGCCGTTTGTCCGCCACCCAACGTTGAAATTTGTTTTGCTTGGCCGACCAGTAGCGCAAACGCGCCTGGCACGTCTGCTGTTCCATGGCCAGCCTCGCCTCCTCGCCAAGGAGTGTGTCGGTTTCGAAAAACAATCCCGACAGTTGCGCGCGCAGCACGGCTTCATGCCGGCGCGCTTCGTAAATTCCGGCCCGGTCGAGCACCTGGTTATGCCGGTATTCAGCCAGCAGGAGCGCATTCACCGACGCGATCTGCCGCTCGATGTCGGCGCGGCGCGCCGTCAGGCGCAGCCGCTCGGCTTCGAGCCTGGCGATCTCGCCCTGCGACCGGCGGATATTGAGATCCGCCAGGCGCAACAGGCCGCCGGCCTTACGCCAGGATTCCACTCAGATGCTCCAGGGCGGCGGAGACGGACACCGCTTCGTCGGTGCTCTGGCGCAGAAACGCCATCAGCGGTTCCTTGAGCGCCATCGCCCGGTCGTTGTCATGGTTCTCACCCGGGCGATACTCCCCGAGCTCCACGGTCCATTGCATGTCGTCGAGCCTCGCCAGTACGCGGCGCGCCTCGTCGGCGGCTTCCCGGTGATCAGGCCCGATGATCTGGGTGGCCACGCGGCTCAAGCTCGCGAGCATGTCGATGGCAGGGAAGTGCCCCTGCCCCGCCAGCTTGCGGCTCAAGCGGATGTGGCCGTCCAGGATCGACTTGATCTCCTCGGCGACCGGATCGGGTTCGTCCTCGTTCTCGAGCAGCACGGTGTAAAACGCAGTGATACTGCCGTGCGCGGTATTGCCCGGGCGCTCGAGAAGGGCCGGCAGCGCATCGAACACGGAGGCGGGGTAACCGCGCCGGGCCGGCATTTCACCGGCGGCCAGCGCCACGTCGCGCAATGCGCGGGCGTACCGGGTCAGCGAATCGACGAACAACACGACCCGCCTTCCCTGATCGCGGAAGTATTCGGCCACCGCGGTCGCGACCAGCGCGGCATTGCAGCGATCCACAGAGGCGAAATCGGAGGTCGCGTAGACCAGCACGCAACGGTCGCGATGCGGCGACTGGCGCAGGGTTTCGACGAACTCGGTCACCTCGCGGCCACGCTCGCCGATCAGGCCGATCACGTAGACATCCGCGTCGCTATGATCGATGAGCATGTTCATCAGGGTGGTCTTGCCGCAGCCGGCCGACGCGAAAATCCCGATGCGCTGGCCAACGCCGCAGGTCAGCAGCGAATCGATCGCCCGCACTCCGGTGGCCAGCACATCGCGGATACCCGCGCGCTCGGTGAACGGAGGCGGCAAGGCATCGGCCTCGCGCCGTTCACCGTCCTCTCCCGCGCGGGGTTCGGCAAAGCGCAGCACTTCGCGGCCGGACGGATCCATCACGCTGCCCAGACGCGCATCGGACACCTCCACATCGAGACGCCGGCCGGTCGGAACCAGCACCATCTCGCGCGACAGACCGATGCGGCTGCCCATCAGATTGAGCAGCGTGCCCGCTCCCTGAAACCCGACCACTTGCGCGCGGCCGACAACGCGCGGATCGCTCGCCGAGGCCTGGATTTCGCACAACTCGCCGATCGACACGCCCGGAAGCGGCGCCTCGATCAGCGGTCCGGCGAGCCTCGCCGGGTGTGCAAGCGGTTTGAGCAGCGTTGTCTGGTTCATCGGTTGACGATCTCGTCCATGGCTTCGATGCGCTCGAAGAAACCGTTGAGCACTTCGGAGAAGCGCTGGCTGTCGCTCAGCCACTCTTCTTTCACCAGCGCTTTGTATTCGAGGTATCCCTCGCCGACGGTGAGCACCGGATGGCCGGCGACCATGAAGGCGGACCCACTCATCAGGTGCTGCAAAATCGCGGCGGCGCGGTTGTCGATGGCGGCCGGGTTGTACTCGGCGATGCGCGACCAGATCCAGATACCGTCCTCGTTCGCAGTAACGAACAGGCTCGGGATATCCTTGAAGTCCAGTGCGATGGTCGAGTGACCGTCCAGATCGCCGATCAGCGATTCCGAACAACCGGATTCCGTCAGGGCATCCCTGACCAGACGCGCGATATCGAGGTTATGGCTATACATGGTGCTTTCCTTCTTTAAAGTGTCTTGATGACGTTGACTGAAACGGTGTCGGTGATTTCACCGAAAGACAGCACTTCCAGATCCCGGAAACGGCTTTCGATGAGTTTTTTCAGGAAGCGCCGCACGTCGACCGAGGCCAGCAGGACCAGGTCTTTTTGCGACATCGGCAGATCGGAGAGGCCCGCGGCGACGGTATCCAGAATGTCATCCGTTTCGGCCGGCTCCAGGTTCAGGAAAGTGCCGGTCGCGGTCTGGCGCACACCGCGGCGGATCCGTTCTTCCAACCCGGCGGATACCATCAGCGCGGCAAGCTGGCCGCCATTGGCGAATTTCTGGCAGATATAACGGCCGAGGCTGCCGCGCACCTGTTCGACCAGCGCGATCACATCCTTTTCGCGGGGCGCCCATTGCGCCAGCGCTTCCAGAATCAGCTTCATGTTGCGGATCGAGATTTTTTCCATCAGCAAGCGCTGCAGCACTTCGGCGATGCGCTGCACGGTCGCGTGCCGGTAGGCTTCCTTGACCAGATCCGGATACCCCTTTTCCAGCTGGTCGATCATGTTCTTGGTCTCCTGCACGCCGAAGAACTCGGTAACCGAACGGGACAGCAGATTGGCGAAACACATATACAGTTCGTCTTCGGCACTGCGCAGCGCGTAGCCCATGGCCTGCAGACGCTCCTTGTCGCCGGCGCGGAACCAGAAAGCCGGCGCGCTCTCCATGCTCTGGATGTCCTGCACGTATTCGAGGCCAAGATGCGCGATTTCGTCATTGGCGTTGATCACCCGGCTCATGCCGAAATGCACGGGCAGCTCGTCCGCGCGCACTTCATTGATCAGCACCACGCAGCGGTTCGTCGTGGTGGACGCGGTATAGCGCAGCACGATCTCGGGCAGGCGCACGCCATAGTCGAGGAAGTACTGGCTGCGCAGCCGCTCGGCCAGGCGCAGGGATTCGGCCTCGGCTCTGCGGCTGTCGTGCAGCACCAGCATCAGGGGCACGGTCTGGGCCGAGAGCGAGTCAAGGTCGGTGATGATGCGGCCGCCGTCATCGTTCAGCGGGTCGGCCGCGGCCTGATCCGCCGAAGCGGCGCCGCTCCCCTCGGTCTTGCGGGAGGCGCGCAGGCGATGCAGATACAGACCGCCCAGCAGCGCCGACAGGATCACGAAAACCGGCAGCGGGAAACCCGGCAAAAAGCCGATGGAGAGCGCCAGGATCGCGGTCACCAGCAAGGTGAACGAGTTGCCGAGCAACTGGCCCATGATGCTTTGGCCGAGGTTCTTCTCCTCTCCGTTGACGCGGGTCACAATGAAACCCGCGCTGATGGCGATCAGGAGCGCGGGAATCTGCGCGACCAGGCCGTCACCGATGGTCAGGATGGTGTAGGTGGACAGCGCGGTCGACATGTCCATGCCGTGCTGCACCATGCCGATGGAAATGCCGCCGATGAAGTTGACGAAAATCACGATGATCCCGGCGATGGCATCGCCCTTGATGAACTTCATCGCGCCATCGAAGGAACCGTACAACTGGCTCTCCTGCTCGAGGGTCTTGCGCCGTTCGCGCGCGCCGTCGGCGTCGATGGTGCCGGCCTTCAGATCCGCGTCGATGCTCATCTGCTTGCCGGGCATCCCGTCCAGAGAGAAACGCGCGGCGACTTCGGCCACCCGCTCGGAACCCTTGGTGATCACGATGAACTGCACCACGGTCACGATGGCGAAGATCACGAACCCTACCGCCAGGTTGTCGCCGATGACGAACTGGCCGAAGCTGGAAATGATTTCTCCGGCGTTCGCTTCGATCAGGATCAGCCGGCTGGTGCTGATGGACAGCGCCAGGCGGAACAGCGTGGTGATCAGCAGCACCGAGGGAAAGGTCGAGAAGCCGAGAATGCGTTCGATGTAGAACGACCCCATGAACACCAGAAGCGCGATGGTGATGTTCAGGCCGATCAGGAAATCCACCAGAAATGTCGGCAACGGAATGATCAGCATGGCGATGATGGTCACCACCAACAGCAGGATCAAGAGTTCCGGCCGGGATTTGATATGTTGCAAAAAGCGATTCATCGCTGGCCTCCGTGCGTCATGCGACGCTCGCGTTGTTCATGGTCAAAAGCTTCCGAGGCCCGTTCCAGCAGGAAGTCGAGGGCCGCATCACGCCCGCCGTCTCCGGCAAACAGTATTCCCGGCACGGCGGAAAGGTGACGAAGGAGCGCCTGCAGGGCTTCCGAGCGTTCGGCCGCGCGGCACAGGGGCAAACGGTCACCGATGGCCAGATCGAGCGCTTCGCCGATCTCGTCCGGGTACTGCAGCGCCCCCAGCAGAAAAGCCACCCAGTCGCCTTCGCTGTCGTTCAGATCCCGCAACCGGCCCGTGGCGAGCGCCCGTCCGACAAACAGCTGGTCGGCCGAACTGAGCACGCGCAAGGTGCCGATGCGAGCGAGCAGCGGAAAGAATTCGAGACGATGGCAGCTCGGATCGAGCGCGTTCATGTCCGCGATCAGCGCGTCGCCGACAAAACGCAGCACCCGGTCGCGCGCCTCGACGCCATACATGACGATCCAGGCTTCGTAGCTGGGCACACCGCTATCGTCGTTCTCGAGAAACTGCCGGTAGGTTTCGCGCAGCAGCCGGGCATCGACCTTCAGCTTCGAACCGAACAGGCGGGCCTTCAGACCGCAGTTGATGCCGGCCTTCAGGCGGCGCGGATCCGCCTGCTGTTCGATCTGGTCATGCAACTGGCGCAGCCGGCGGCGAACCACTTCCTTGATGCCCTTGCGGCGCATCAGCTCGCGCAGCACGAGAATCAGGTCGCTGTCGTCCGAAAACATCTTTCTGGCCTCCTGGAACAGGCGCTCGAACGGCACCTCCTCCAGTTCGGCCAGCGCCTGCAGCTGCCTGGCGCCGTCCGACGCGCCGTCCTCGAGCACGCGGTCGAAATTGCCCTGCGGAAAATCCGACCGCTCGTCCTTCAGGCGGTCGCGGAATCGCCGGCCCATCGCCGCGTAGAGCTCGGATCCGTCCTGTGCGGACACCTCCTGGAACAGCATGGCTTCCAGGGCGGAGTCATTGACGGCCAGTTGCTCCGGCGCATCGCCCTCTGCGACCGGGCGGCGGCCCGACTCGTCGCCGAGCGTCTCCAGGGGACGCGGCTGAGGGAAAGCGATCCCGTTACGGATTTGCATGCGAGGCTCCGGACAGAACGCGCTTCACTTTGTCCATGCGGGCATCGGCGGGCAGATTCACCGAGGAGGCGAGGTCCGCGCCCAGACCGCTGGCGGACGGGTCGAGCCCGGCCGAACTGTCGATGACACGAGGTTCGATCAGGAATACCCGCACGGCGTTGGAACGGTTTTTCCGGGTGGTGCGGAACAGCCCGCCGACCCAGGGAATATCGCCCAGCAGCGGAATCTTGCTCTGCCCGTCCGAGGCCTGGTCGACCGTGTAACCGCCCACCAGCAGACTCTTGCCCTTGGGCACCCGCGCCACGGTGTTGATCGTGGTACGGTTCACCGCCGGCAGACCATCGACCGTATCGCCGCTGGTGCCGTCGTCGTTGCCATCCTCGATGTTCAGGCGCATTTCGATGGCCTTGTCGTTATCGGCGAAACGCGGCAGCACATCGATCATGGTGCCGAAGGTGTAGTGGTCGAGATTGGCGGTACGCTCTCCGGTAACCTTGGTGTAAATGGTGCGGTTGTTGTCGAATACCGCGGGCACATTTTCCTGGGTGAGCACCACCGGACGGGAAACGATCTGCGCATTGCCCTTCTGGCTCAAAGCCTGCACGCGGGCCAGGAATGTGGCGCCATCGAGCGTGCTGGTCGGTACGTTGTCGCCGAAACTCACGCCCAGCTTGCCGCCGATGCCCACGCTGCCCTGCCAGTCCACGCCCAGTTGATCGAGGTCCTGCTTATCGATATCGATGATCCACAGCGACAATTCGACCTGACGCTTGGGTATATCCAGCGCCGCCACCAAGTTCTCCACGAAGCGCACGGCCTCGGGCGTGCCTTTGACCAGCAGGCTGTTGGTGCTCGGATAGGCCACGACACTGACCGGCACCATCCCGTCGACTTCCGGTTGCGCGTTCTGGCCGGCGGCGCCGGGCAAAGCGGCATTGGCCGAAGGCGCGAGCGCCGCGCGCAGTCTGGAGATGGAGTCGGACAGATCGGTGGGCTGGTTCGCCGCGTCGGCCGTGGGGGGAGCCGGCTTGGTGTCGGCCGGCGCGCTTTGCCGGACCGAGGTATCCAGACGGGTTTTGCCGCTGGTCAGCAGGCTCTGGATCGCCGTTGCCATGCCGGGCAGCACCACACTTTGGCCGCGCACCGGGTACGTCCGGTCGGAAACGAAGGTGTTGTGCAGGTGAATGACCGCGACTTTTTCCCGGGTCGAGCTATCGTGCTGGACATCCTTGTCCATGAAGGACGCCAGGTTGCTCACCAGGTCGACATACATGGGCGGACCGGAGATATAGAACACGCCGGTCATCGGATCGCCCTTGACGGGAAAGCGCTTGTCGTAGAGGCCGGATTTTTTCAGGAAATCGGTGAAGGCGCCCAGCGACAGCTGATGCAGCGCCACGACCGCGTTCTTGACCTCCTGGGCGTCGTAAACATAAATGGACTGCCCATCGTAGTACCAGACCAGGCCCATTTCCCGGGATACCCGCTCGAGCAGCCCCTGCGGGTCGGACAGGTCGAACTTGCCGGAAATGGACTTGCGCTCGGCACGGTTGCTGATCACGACAGGCTTGTGCAGCCGGGCGGAAATCGCATCGAAAAAGGCGCGCAGGCCCTGGTTGGTCGCCACATAGCCTTGCGCGGCGGGCTTGGCCTGCGCGACGGCGTCGGCCGCCACCGCGGCGCCCTGCGGCGCGGCCATGACGGCGGAAGGCGTGATCGACAGAATCATCAGCAGGCAAATCGCCCGGTTTTTCCAGTGGGTCATTGCGTCGAATCCAAAGGTAGCGAGGTGATATCCGTCAATGAACGCGGCGAAACGCCCAGACGGTTCTTGATCTCGGTGGAAAAGTGGGACGACGAGGCATAGCCGTACTTGAGGGCCACGTCGGTGAGAGTCATGCGATGCTCGACGACTTCGAGCAGGGAACGCGCGATGCGCCAGCCCTTCAGTTCGGACTTGGCATTGTTGCCGAGCGCCTGCTTGCAGATCCGGCGGAAGTGCGAATACGATAGGCCGTACTGCTCGCCCAGTTCGCCGAGGCTCGCTCCGGCGAGTTTGTCCGAGGCGGTGATCAGGTAGCGCACCAGCCAGTAGGCTTCCGTGCGGCGCAAGAGCGCGAGAAAGGGATCGAGCGCGCGATCGTTTTCCAGGGTGCGGCCGAGAAACCAGAACTCGATATGGCGGCGGTCGCTGTCCAGCGCGAGATCCACCGGCAGATTCAAAAACGGCGAATTGTCCGGATCCTGCGCTGAGGAAAGGTTGCGGGCCTCATCCAGAAACGACAGCAGCTTGACGAAGAACACTTCGTTGAGCACCGTGACGTCGGCCTCGCCGGATTCGACGCGCCACTCCCCGGAACGCGCGCACATCAATCGCGTATCGCCAGCGGCGAGCACTTGCGGGATATCGCCGGACGGCGAGGACAGCACGATGGTCGCCGGCCCGCCGCATGCGCGAGCCAACAGCACGGACAGCGCGGCATTGTGAATCGGGCTGTCCGGGCCCACCCGCCTTTGCGGCAACTTGATCAGCAAATCATCGGAAAACATACATCACCTGGCTGGGGAGAAACATTCATGGCGCACAGATTAGCGGGGCGATGTCATTGAATCCTGATGCAATTCTGATGAAATGGAAGAATTTCATGGATAAACCGGATACCTTGCCGACGGAGTGCTTTCCGGACTTCGGCAACAATACGCTGGTCAATCTGATGAGCCGGCTGGGACGCGCGGCCGGCGCGCCGACGCCCTATGCCGAGCTGGCCCACCCCGCGCTCGCGGATATCGAAACTGGGAATCACATCGTATTGCTGGTGATCGACGGTCTGGGCGTGGCGCAGCTGGAAGCCCTGGACTCGGCGCCGACGCTGTCGCGCCATCTGGCGGGCTCGATCCGTTCGGTCTTCCCCGCCACCACCAGCACGGCCATCACCTCGCTGATGACAGGGGAAACCCCGGCGATGCACGGACTGACAGGGTGGCACACCTACTGCGCCGACACCGGCCAGATCGTCATGCCGCTGCCTCTTGGCGTGCGCCACCCCCACCCGCCGCTCGAAACGGACCCTGCTGTATTGGCAGGCGCGCTGTATGCGGCCCCTTCCCTGTTCTCCCGCATGACGCGCGCCGCGACCGTGCATCAGCCGGTGTTTCTCGCCCATTCGCCCTACAGTCTTCATCACTCGGGCACGGCACGGCGCGTGCCGTGGAAAACCCTGCGCGACCTCGTCGATCATCTGCTGGAAGCATGCCGCACCGCGGAGCCGGGATTTCATTACGCGTATATCCCGCAGCTGGATACCGTGATGCACGAGCACGGGCCGGCCAGTTCAGAAGCGCGCGACTGCCTGGCGGCCATCGACACGGCGTTCGCCGCCCTCGCCGCCGGCAAGCCGGCCGGAGCCACGCTGATCGTCACCGCCGATCACGGTTTTGTCGACGCGCCGCCCGAGCGGCGCATCGATATCGCCGCTTACCCGGAGTTGGCCGGCGAGCTGCGCCTGCCGTTATCGGGCGAGCCGCGGGCGGTGTTCTGTCATGTCAGGGAAGGACGCGCCGACGCTTTCTTGCACGCGGCGCGGGAACGACTCGGCCATGCGGCGTGGTGCGTGCCGAGCGGGGAATTGATGCGGGCGGGGGTGTTCGGACCGGGCGAGCCGCACCCCCGCCTCGCCTCGAGGATCGGGGATGTCACGCTGCTGCTCAGGGAAGAATGGACACTGGGGGATACCTTGCCGCACGAGAAGCCCTACCGGCTCAGGGGCATGCACGGCGGAATCAGCGATGCGGAAACGCGCATCCCGCTGATCGTCGCTTAAGTATTTGCCGATCCAGGCATAACGGACTCGTCACATTGCGTTGGATTAGCCAGCTTCACCCAATCGTCTGAGCCGAGAGCATCGGCCAATTCCAGTCCATCCCGGTCAAAATACGCTCTGGAGACTTTGCCGTCGAACAACTCGGGATGGCGCTGCACCGAGCGGATTTCTGAATAGGTAATCGGCTCGTGTCCGGTTTGAAAGCGGCGCAGGTTCTCCTGCCAGGGTTTTTGCCGTATCGACTCCATATCCATTTTTCCG is part of the Paludibacterium paludis genome and harbors:
- the sctN gene encoding type III secretion system ATPase SctN, yielding MNQTTLLKPLAHPARLAGPLIEAPLPGVSIGELCEIQASASDPRVVGRAQVVGFQGAGTLLNLMGSRIGLSREMVLVPTGRRLDVEVSDARLGSVMDPSGREVLRFAEPRAGEDGERREADALPPPFTERAGIRDVLATGVRAIDSLLTCGVGQRIGIFASAGCGKTTLMNMLIDHSDADVYVIGLIGERGREVTEFVETLRQSPHRDRCVLVYATSDFASVDRCNAALVATAVAEYFRDQGRRVVLFVDSLTRYARALRDVALAAGEMPARRGYPASVFDALPALLERPGNTAHGSITAFYTVLLENEDEPDPVAEEIKSILDGHIRLSRKLAGQGHFPAIDMLASLSRVATQIIGPDHREAADEARRVLARLDDMQWTVELGEYRPGENHDNDRAMALKEPLMAFLRQSTDEAVSVSAALEHLSGILA
- the spaK gene encoding SPI-1 type III secretion system chaperone SpaK (involved in a secretory pathway responsible for the surface presentation of determinants needed for the entry of Salmonella species into mammalian cells), producing the protein MYSHNLDIARLVRDALTESGCSESLIGDLDGHSTIALDFKDIPSLFVTANEDGIWIWSRIAEYNPAAIDNRAAAILQHLMSGSAFMVAGHPVLTVGEGYLEYKALVKEEWLSDSQRFSEVLNGFFERIEAMDEIVNR
- a CDS encoding EscV/YscV/HrcV family type III secretion system export apparatus protein — encoded protein: MNRFLQHIKSRPELLILLLVVTIIAMLIIPLPTFLVDFLIGLNITIALLVFMGSFYIERILGFSTFPSVLLITTLFRLALSISTSRLILIEANAGEIISSFGQFVIGDNLAVGFVIFAIVTVVQFIVITKGSERVAEVAARFSLDGMPGKQMSIDADLKAGTIDADGARERRKTLEQESQLYGSFDGAMKFIKGDAIAGIIVIFVNFIGGISIGMVQHGMDMSTALSTYTILTIGDGLVAQIPALLIAISAGFIVTRVNGEEKNLGQSIMGQLLGNSFTLLVTAILALSIGFLPGFPLPVFVILSALLGGLYLHRLRASRKTEGSGAASADQAAADPLNDDGGRIITDLDSLSAQTVPLMLVLHDSRRAEAESLRLAERLRSQYFLDYGVRLPEIVLRYTASTTTNRCVVLINEVRADELPVHFGMSRVINANDEIAHLGLEYVQDIQSMESAPAFWFRAGDKERLQAMGYALRSAEDELYMCFANLLSRSVTEFFGVQETKNMIDQLEKGYPDLVKEAYRHATVQRIAEVLQRLLMEKISIRNMKLILEALAQWAPREKDVIALVEQVRGSLGRYICQKFANGGQLAALMVSAGLEERIRRGVRQTATGTFLNLEPAETDDILDTVAAGLSDLPMSQKDLVLLASVDVRRFLKKLIESRFRDLEVLSFGEITDTVSVNVIKTL
- the sctW gene encoding type III secretion system gatekeeper subunit SctW, which translates into the protein MQIRNGIAFPQPRPLETLGDESGRRPVAEGDAPEQLAVNDSALEAMLFQEVSAQDGSELYAAMGRRFRDRLKDERSDFPQGNFDRVLEDGASDGARQLQALAELEEVPFERLFQEARKMFSDDSDLILVLRELMRRKGIKEVVRRRLRQLHDQIEQQADPRRLKAGINCGLKARLFGSKLKVDARLLRETYRQFLENDDSGVPSYEAWIVMYGVEARDRVLRFVGDALIADMNALDPSCHRLEFFPLLARIGTLRVLSSADQLFVGRALATGRLRDLNDSEGDWVAFLLGALQYPDEIGEALDLAIGDRLPLCRAAERSEALQALLRHLSAVPGILFAGDGGRDAALDFLLERASEAFDHEQRERRMTHGGQR
- the sctC gene encoding type III secretion system outer membrane ring subunit SctC; this encodes MTHWKNRAICLLMILSITPSAVMAAPQGAAVAADAVAQAKPAAQGYVATNQGLRAFFDAISARLHKPVVISNRAERKSISGKFDLSDPQGLLERVSREMGLVWYYDGQSIYVYDAQEVKNAVVALHQLSLGAFTDFLKKSGLYDKRFPVKGDPMTGVFYISGPPMYVDLVSNLASFMDKDVQHDSSTREKVAVIHLHNTFVSDRTYPVRGQSVVLPGMATAIQSLLTSGKTRLDTSVRQSAPADTKPAPPTADAANQPTDLSDSISRLRAALAPSANAALPGAAGQNAQPEVDGMVPVSVVAYPSTNSLLVKGTPEAVRFVENLVAALDIPKRQVELSLWIIDIDKQDLDQLGVDWQGSVGIGGKLGVSFGDNVPTSTLDGATFLARVQALSQKGNAQIVSRPVVLTQENVPAVFDNNRTIYTKVTGERTANLDHYTFGTMIDVLPRFADNDKAIEMRLNIEDGNDDGTSGDTVDGLPAVNRTTINTVARVPKGKSLLVGGYTVDQASDGQSKIPLLGDIPWVGGLFRTTRKNRSNAVRVFLIEPRVIDSSAGLDPSASGLGADLASSVNLPADARMDKVKRVLSGASHANP
- a CDS encoding AraC family transcriptional regulator → MFSDDLLIKLPQRRVGPDSPIHNAALSVLLARACGGPATIVLSSPSGDIPQVLAAGDTRLMCARSGEWRVESGEADVTVLNEVFFVKLLSFLDEARNLSSAQDPDNSPFLNLPVDLALDSDRRHIEFWFLGRTLENDRALDPFLALLRRTEAYWLVRYLITASDKLAGASLGELGEQYGLSYSHFRRICKQALGNNAKSELKGWRIARSLLEVVEHRMTLTDVALKYGYASSSHFSTEIKNRLGVSPRSLTDITSLPLDSTQ
- a CDS encoding alkaline phosphatase family protein is translated as MDKPDTLPTECFPDFGNNTLVNLMSRLGRAAGAPTPYAELAHPALADIETGNHIVLLVIDGLGVAQLEALDSAPTLSRHLAGSIRSVFPATTSTAITSLMTGETPAMHGLTGWHTYCADTGQIVMPLPLGVRHPHPPLETDPAVLAGALYAAPSLFSRMTRAATVHQPVFLAHSPYSLHHSGTARRVPWKTLRDLVDHLLEACRTAEPGFHYAYIPQLDTVMHEHGPASSEARDCLAAIDTAFAALAAGKPAGATLIVTADHGFVDAPPERRIDIAAYPELAGELRLPLSGEPRAVFCHVREGRADAFLHAARERLGHAAWCVPSGELMRAGVFGPGEPHPRLASRIGDVTLLLREEWTLGDTLPHEKPYRLRGMHGGISDAETRIPLIVA